The Ictidomys tridecemlineatus isolate mIctTri1 chromosome 1, mIctTri1.hap1, whole genome shotgun sequence DNA window AGCGGTTGGGATTGGGGGACCCCATGGTTCGGTAGAGAGTTCTCCCCCACTGTGCTTGACCTGGTGGAGTCCACAGGTGGGTTTGGATTCCGCCCTCACCCAGCCAAGTACCCTCTTATTTAAAAATCCCAGTGAGGAATGTGACCGTGAGTGAATGTGACCGTAAGGGCTACAAGGACTGATGCTTCTTGACCCCTCGCCCCGCAATGGTCACGTTCTTGTACGTCTCCTCTGGAGGCCTCCCACCCGCTCTGCGGATTCTGAGTTCCTAGGAGCTAAGAGCAGAGTCAGGGTGGAACCCAGCTTGTCCTCCACTCTCCAGGGGCTCTGGCGCTTTCCGAGTGCAGGGGGAGCAAGCCGGGGTGCCCTCTGTGGGGACTGCCCGCCCTGTGCCCAGAGATTTTACCAGCCCCTTCCGTTGTCAGCGTCTAGGTGGCATCCACACTATGGCAGCCAGAAGgcttttggcttttaaaaaagaggaagaacacaAGATGCTGAGGGAGCTACAGTTGCAGTCCCCAGACTACATACAGGTGGCGCACTGTAAGAAACACACCTCTGGCAAGGTGCGCGCACCCCTGGAAAGAGTGTGGACGGCAAAGGTGATCGTACCCTCTGAGGAGTTTCAAATGCCCCAGCGGGAGAAGGTCAACATCAGCAAGCACATAGAGCGGATGCAGCTGGCTCGAGCCCTCAGCAGCAAGCAACTCTTACCCTACGTGGAAAGGTTCCGGGGCTCCATGTTTCCATCCGGAGGAGGCCTGGGTCCCCAGGCAAAAGATAAGGCCTGGAAAAAGGGGGACAGCTATGACAGTTATTACCATGACAATATCAAGGAGCAAAACCCCACAAAGAGACACGAAATAAAAATGAACGTTATTTTCAAGTCAGAAGAACCCAAGAAATGCATAGCCTGCCATCGACATGACCGCCAGCCTTTCCTCACCATAAGAAAACTGGAACGATGCATCACGGGCCAAACGAACCGAAACCGCCTGAGCTTAGCTGAATTCCCGGGAGACCTCATGCTCATGACCCAGGATTTTCTGTCCCAGGGAACCCACCCTGCAAAGTGACCAAGACCTCAGAGACCCCAAGGAGCACGCACACATCGCTGCTCCCTGTCcgtattaaagttttatttattcccTAGGGTGACCACGTGTCCTGGTCCTTATTTCTCCTGCACACTGGGCCCCAGGCTTCCTCTCACCTGGCCTTTTTTCAGGGCCTTGGCTTCCCCTGCCCCATCTCCAGGGGATCCTAGGAAGACCTAGTTGTTGGGACTTCCCGGTTTTTAGCAACCCGGGTCCCTTAGCTCCCACCTCACTAGCAGCCCAGCTCACCTCTCTGCCACCTTTTTCTCCTCTGGAGCTTGTATCAGTGACCTATTTCTGTAAAACAAATTGATCCAAAATTTGGTGGCTTCAAACAGCAGCCTTTAAGTTAGCTTATCATCTTGTTGGTCAACACAGTAggctgggctcagctgggtgGTGATTGTGGTCTCAGCTGGGTTCCTTCTGAGTCTGCAGTCAACTGCAGGCTAGTTACATGGCTGTCCATCTGGCAGCTGAAAAACGATCAGCTAGGTCAGTGGAGGCACCTGGGCCACACAACTCCTCCCTCCAGCGGCCCAGCTCAGGCTGTTCACAGTCCATTTGGGGTTCCAGAGGGTAAG harbors:
- the C1H10orf120 gene encoding uncharacterized protein C10orf120 homolog — translated: MGDQLSEDGKTEDWTSGAQEKKTTEETSPKRNGKIWSTFYKLDPRIAFGKYSPMEKEILRLGGIHTMAARRLLAFKKEEEHKMLRELQLQSPDYIQVAHCKKHTSGKVRAPLERVWTAKVIVPSEEFQMPQREKVNISKHIERMQLARALSSKQLLPYVERFRGSMFPSGGGLGPQAKDKAWKKGDSYDSYYHDNIKEQNPTKRHEIKMNVIFKSEEPKKCIACHRHDRQPFLTIRKLERCITGQTNRNRLSLAEFPGDLMLMTQDFLSQGTHPAK